One genomic region from Streptomyces sp. NBC_01304 encodes:
- a CDS encoding alpha/beta fold hydrolase gives MPPTASVSSFEIDTPRGKQTASVAYHRAGLGEPLLLLHGIGHHRQAWDPVFGILAAERDVIAVDLPGFGESPALPDGVAYDLSTVVPTLAALCKELGIERPHVAGNSLGGLLALELGRENLVRSVTALSPAGFWTRAERRYAFGTLRGMRIGASSMPLPLVERLSRSTAGRFALTSTIYAHPGRRSPEAVVAETLALREATGFEQTLAAGRDVLFRDDVPGIPVTIGWGTRDRLLLRRQGVRAKHIIPKARLVRLPGCGHVPMHDDPAAVARVILDTSK, from the coding sequence ATGCCGCCCACCGCTTCCGTCAGCTCCTTCGAGATCGACACCCCGCGCGGGAAGCAAACGGCGTCCGTCGCGTATCACCGCGCGGGCCTCGGCGAGCCACTGCTCCTGCTGCACGGCATCGGCCACCACCGGCAGGCCTGGGACCCGGTCTTCGGCATCCTGGCGGCCGAGCGGGACGTCATAGCCGTCGATCTGCCCGGCTTCGGCGAATCCCCCGCACTGCCCGACGGAGTGGCGTACGACCTGTCGACGGTGGTGCCCACACTGGCCGCGCTCTGCAAGGAGCTGGGCATCGAACGGCCGCACGTGGCAGGGAATTCACTGGGCGGGCTGCTGGCCCTGGAGCTGGGCCGGGAGAACCTGGTGCGGTCGGTGACCGCGCTCTCACCGGCCGGGTTCTGGACCCGGGCGGAGCGGCGGTACGCGTTCGGGACGCTGCGCGGCATGCGGATCGGGGCGAGCTCGATGCCGCTGCCCCTGGTCGAGCGGTTGTCCCGCTCGACGGCCGGGCGGTTCGCGCTGACCAGCACCATCTACGCCCACCCGGGACGGCGTTCACCCGAGGCCGTCGTCGCCGAGACGCTCGCGCTGCGCGAGGCGACGGGCTTCGAGCAGACCCTCGCGGCCGGGCGCGACGTGCTCTTCCGCGACGACGTTCCCGGCATCCCCGTCACCATCGGCTGGGGCACCCGGGACCGGCTGCTGCTGCGCCGCCAGGGCGTTCGGGCCAAGCACATCATCCCCAAGGCGCGCCTCGTTCGGCTGCCCGGCTGCGGGCATGTGCCGATGCACGACGATCCGGCGGCGGTGGCGCGGGTCATCCTCGACACCTCCAAGTAG
- a CDS encoding NADPH-dependent F420 reductase, whose product MRYAVLGTGQVGCTLGSKLIELGHEVTMGARQKDHEGALDWVARSGPRASCGTFADAAAFGEVAFLAVEGRFALDALQDAGEGNLAGKVLVDVTNPIVVDRRGLHISPVESDSAGQQVQRAFPQARVVKALNTVNHLIMVDPALVPGEHQLFVCGDDTAAKEQVTALLGEFGWPPHRVLDLGGIRHARDTEMMMRVWLSLMERFGHAEFNWEVRRAR is encoded by the coding sequence ATGCGGTACGCGGTTCTCGGCACGGGCCAGGTCGGATGCACGCTCGGCTCCAAGCTGATCGAGCTGGGCCATGAAGTCACCATGGGCGCACGGCAGAAGGACCACGAGGGGGCGTTGGACTGGGTCGCCCGCAGCGGGCCGCGGGCGAGCTGCGGCACCTTCGCGGACGCCGCCGCCTTCGGCGAGGTGGCGTTCCTCGCGGTCGAAGGACGGTTCGCCCTGGACGCACTGCAGGACGCGGGCGAGGGGAACCTGGCGGGGAAGGTGCTCGTCGACGTGACGAATCCGATCGTCGTCGACAGGAGGGGGCTGCACATCTCGCCCGTCGAATCGGACAGTGCGGGCCAGCAGGTACAGCGGGCCTTCCCGCAGGCGCGCGTGGTGAAGGCGCTGAACACCGTCAATCACCTGATCATGGTCGATCCGGCCCTCGTTCCCGGTGAGCACCAGCTGTTCGTCTGCGGGGACGACACCGCGGCCAAGGAGCAGGTCACGGCGCTGCTCGGGGAGTTCGGGTGGCCGCCGCACCGGGTGCTCGACCTGGGCGGCATCCGGCATGCGCGCGACACCGAGATGATGATGCGGGTGTGGCTCTCGCTGATGGAGAGGTTCGGGCACGCGGAGTTCAACTGGGAGGTCCGGCGGGCTCGTTGA
- a CDS encoding RNA polymerase sigma-70 factor, with the protein METDSVTDAFEEHRAVLTGVAYRMLGRVADAEDVVQEAWLRWSAADREEVKEPRAYLVRITTRLAIDRLRHVQSRREAYVGPWLPEPLATDFGYTVPDTAEQAVLAESVSLAVLVVMESLSPLERAVFVLREAFGFPFAQIATTLDRSEAAVRQLAGRARKHVDERKPRFDVDPAERRDLTERFLVAASGGDLEGLMSLLAPDVRLVGDSGGKSKAPLRVIESADKVGRFLVGAAQKPIPDMEIRFVELNGGPAILVLSAGRPDSVFQVDVVDGQIQSLYIVRNPDKLQSLVPH; encoded by the coding sequence GTGGAAACCGACAGCGTGACAGATGCCTTCGAGGAACACCGTGCCGTCCTGACGGGCGTCGCCTACCGCATGCTCGGCCGCGTGGCCGACGCGGAGGACGTCGTACAGGAGGCATGGCTGCGCTGGTCGGCCGCCGACCGCGAGGAGGTCAAGGAACCGCGCGCGTACCTGGTGCGCATCACCACGCGGCTCGCGATCGACCGGCTGCGCCACGTGCAGTCGCGGCGCGAGGCCTATGTCGGACCCTGGCTGCCCGAGCCGCTCGCCACCGACTTCGGGTACACCGTGCCGGACACCGCCGAGCAGGCCGTGCTCGCCGAGTCCGTCTCGCTCGCCGTCCTGGTCGTCATGGAATCCCTGTCGCCCCTGGAGCGCGCGGTGTTCGTGCTCCGCGAGGCCTTCGGCTTCCCCTTCGCGCAGATCGCCACGACCCTCGACCGCAGCGAGGCGGCGGTGCGGCAGCTCGCGGGCCGGGCCCGCAAGCACGTCGACGAGCGCAAGCCGCGCTTCGACGTGGACCCGGCCGAACGCCGCGATCTGACCGAGCGGTTCCTCGTCGCGGCCTCCGGGGGCGACCTGGAAGGGCTGATGTCCCTGCTCGCGCCCGACGTACGGCTCGTCGGCGACAGCGGCGGCAAGTCCAAGGCCCCGCTGCGCGTCATCGAGTCCGCCGACAAGGTGGGCCGCTTCCTGGTCGGCGCCGCCCAGAAGCCCATCCCCGACATGGAGATCCGCTTCGTCGAACTCAACGGCGGCCCCGCGATCCTGGTCCTCTCCGCGGGCCGCCCGGACAGCGTGTTCCAGGTGGACGTCGTCGATGGCCAGATCCAAAGCCTGTACATCGTGCGCAACCCGGACAAGTTGCAGTCCCTCGTGCCCCACTAG
- a CDS encoding GntR family transcriptional regulator — MGTTQLESVPEPKYWHLKTVLGEALDSEFTVGEILPNERDLAARFGVARATLRQALEQLELEGRLQRRRGVGTTVAPPRMGVEVGPAQNAWPGETDDWQPADCVQTAPPAAVAKLLGCGTQEPVHAVRRSRVSGGQPVAAELLYVPAASVPELSAIETPGGPARARAVLRELGRLGLEGEDRAVELGSARADDAKQLDRLPGAPVLLVTTRYFAQGRTAAVSVATYRADTCRLTFGDSGDVQIDHGQERRAS; from the coding sequence GTGGGGACCACGCAGCTCGAATCGGTGCCGGAGCCGAAGTACTGGCACCTCAAGACCGTTCTCGGCGAAGCGCTCGACTCCGAGTTCACGGTGGGGGAGATCCTGCCGAACGAGCGTGACCTCGCCGCCCGTTTCGGCGTGGCCCGGGCCACCCTGCGCCAGGCTCTCGAACAGCTCGAGCTGGAGGGCCGGCTGCAGCGCCGCCGCGGCGTCGGCACCACGGTCGCGCCGCCGCGCATGGGCGTCGAGGTCGGCCCGGCGCAGAACGCCTGGCCGGGCGAGACCGACGACTGGCAGCCCGCCGACTGCGTGCAGACGGCGCCGCCCGCCGCGGTCGCCAAGCTCCTCGGCTGCGGCACGCAGGAGCCGGTGCACGCCGTCCGTCGCTCCCGCGTCAGCGGCGGACAGCCCGTCGCCGCCGAGCTGTTGTACGTTCCCGCCGCCTCCGTGCCCGAGCTCTCGGCCATAGAGACGCCCGGCGGACCCGCACGCGCGCGTGCCGTCCTTCGTGAGCTGGGACGCCTCGGGCTCGAGGGCGAGGACCGCGCGGTCGAGCTGGGTTCGGCGCGGGCGGACGACGCCAAGCAGCTGGACCGGCTGCCCGGCGCCCCCGTCCTCCTCGTCACGACGCGGTACTTCGCGCAGGGCCGGACCGCGGCCGTCTCGGTCGCGACGTACCGCGCGGACACCTGCCGGCTGACCTTCGGGGACAGCGGGGACGTGCAGATCGACCACGGGCAGGAGCGGCGGGCTTCCTGA
- a CDS encoding ROK family transcriptional regulator, with product MGRLTGGDPSLLRRINSAVVLHALRGADFATLTEITRITGLSRPTVEGVVEGLIDAGLVVDSPAEEGTARRQGRPARRFRFRAEAGYLLGLEIGPHRVAAALSDLDGRVQGTGQREVDETASADERLDRLRGVVADLLRRAGISRDALRAVGVGTPGIVEADGTVRLGTALPDWTGLALGERLRRSFKCPVLVENDANAAAVAEHWKGAATESDDVVFVLAGLSPGAGALIGGRLHRGYGGAAGEIGALHLLGREVTPESLLSTTDEPLHPLDEQAVTEVFAHAREGDERAQAAVERYIQRLVHDVAALSLALDPELVVIGGWAAGLDGVLEPLRRELARYCLRPPRVALSRLGEAAITIGALRLALDHVEEELFAVEGSVTGRR from the coding sequence TTGGGGCGGTTGACCGGCGGGGATCCCTCTCTGCTGCGGCGGATCAATTCGGCGGTGGTGCTGCACGCACTGCGCGGCGCCGACTTCGCGACGCTCACCGAGATCACCCGGATCACAGGCCTTTCCCGGCCCACCGTGGAGGGCGTGGTCGAGGGGCTCATCGACGCCGGGCTAGTCGTGGACAGCCCCGCCGAGGAGGGCACCGCCCGGCGGCAGGGGCGGCCCGCGCGAAGGTTCCGGTTCCGCGCCGAGGCCGGTTATCTGCTCGGCCTGGAGATCGGGCCGCATCGGGTCGCCGCGGCCCTGTCCGACCTGGACGGACGAGTCCAGGGCACCGGACAGCGCGAGGTCGACGAGACGGCGTCCGCGGACGAGCGGCTCGACCGGCTGCGCGGCGTCGTCGCCGATCTGCTGCGCCGCGCCGGCATCTCCCGCGACGCGCTGCGGGCCGTCGGCGTCGGCACCCCCGGCATCGTGGAGGCGGACGGCACGGTACGCCTCGGCACGGCGCTGCCCGACTGGACGGGGCTGGCCCTGGGCGAACGGCTGCGGCGGTCCTTCAAGTGCCCGGTCCTGGTCGAGAACGACGCCAATGCCGCGGCCGTGGCCGAGCACTGGAAGGGCGCGGCCACCGAGTCGGACGACGTCGTGTTCGTGCTCGCGGGCCTGAGCCCGGGTGCCGGCGCGCTGATCGGCGGGCGCCTGCACCGCGGCTACGGCGGCGCGGCCGGCGAGATCGGCGCCCTGCACCTGCTCGGCCGCGAGGTCACCCCGGAGTCGCTCCTCTCGACCACCGACGAGCCGCTGCACCCGCTGGACGAGCAGGCCGTGACGGAGGTCTTCGCGCACGCGCGGGAGGGCGACGAGCGGGCCCAGGCGGCCGTGGAGCGCTACATCCAGCGCCTCGTCCACGACGTGGCGGCGCTGTCGCTCGCCCTCGACCCGGAGCTCGTCGTCATCGGCGGCTGGGCGGCCGGCCTCGACGGCGTACTCGAGCCGCTGCGCCGCGAGTTGGCGCGCTACTGCCTGCGCCCGCCGAGGGTCGCCCTGTCCCGGCTCGGCGAGGCCGCGATCACGATCGGCGCGCTACGCCTCGCCCTCGACCACGTCGAGGAGGAGCTCTTCGCAGTGGAGGGCTCGGTCACCGGCCGCCGCTGA
- a CDS encoding response regulator transcription factor: MPVTVLLVDDEPLVRAGLRAVLDAQPDIEVVGEAADGAAVIPLVRQLRPDVVAMDVRMPLMDGIEATRAVLRTVDRPPKIVVVTTFENDEYVYQALRAGADGFLLKRARPAEIVNAIRLVAEGESLLFPAAVRSLAAEYGNARARADMDRAALTDREAAVLRLMARGLSNAEIAGQLVVGTETVKSHVSAVLGKLGARDRTQAVIAAYESGFVSPG, encoded by the coding sequence GTGCCGGTCACAGTCCTCCTCGTCGACGACGAGCCCCTAGTACGCGCGGGCCTGCGGGCCGTCCTCGACGCGCAGCCCGACATCGAGGTGGTCGGCGAGGCCGCCGACGGGGCCGCCGTGATCCCGCTGGTGCGGCAGCTGCGGCCGGACGTGGTGGCGATGGACGTACGGATGCCGCTGATGGACGGAATCGAGGCCACGCGCGCGGTGCTGCGCACCGTGGACCGGCCGCCGAAGATCGTCGTCGTCACGACCTTCGAGAACGACGAATACGTCTACCAGGCCCTGCGCGCCGGAGCCGACGGGTTCCTGCTCAAGCGGGCCAGGCCCGCCGAGATCGTGAACGCCATCCGGCTGGTCGCCGAGGGCGAGTCGCTGCTGTTCCCGGCCGCGGTGCGCTCGCTGGCCGCCGAGTACGGCAATGCCCGGGCCCGCGCCGACATGGACCGGGCGGCGCTGACCGACCGGGAAGCGGCCGTGCTGCGGCTCATGGCTCGGGGCCTGTCCAACGCGGAGATCGCCGGGCAGCTCGTGGTGGGCACCGAGACGGTGAAGTCCCATGTCAGCGCGGTCCTGGGCAAGTTGGGGGCGCGGGACCGGACGCAGGCGGTCATCGCCGCGTACGAGTCTGGGTTCGTGTCGCCGGGCTGA
- a CDS encoding sensor histidine kinase, translated as MPDLHRPTRPSALPRKLLRALLRPVTRAVTYTRWLHMLVGVAVVVISGFVFPGSSPVSWILAAQIPVPLLLLAATVPAMRVAEGIQARIMLLPGPHARVQDGTGVRGAAGIVALPSASWRDRARTAVWLVLRLEVGGAVGVVTVQLLALSLGLVGAATGQVGDTASVVDPAGDHWAYGLLVPVVLLALIHLMAGAGELMTMAARRLLGPSPAERLADLEERTEQLLERNRIARELHDSIGHALTVAVVQAGAARAAGSPEFTDQALGAIEETGRAALEDLERVLLVLREAERPPSSRPTLADADRLLDSARTSGAKVDAEVSGPIEQVPGPVSREGYRILQEALTNVLRHSDAEAGVRVRIAVADRRLDLLVTNPLAGAAQGPGSGSGLRGIRERAALLGGRARTGPHEDEWQVHVELPIT; from the coding sequence ATGCCTGACCTGCACCGACCAACCCGGCCTTCGGCACTGCCGCGCAAACTGCTGCGCGCCCTGCTGCGGCCGGTGACGCGCGCCGTCACCTATACGCGGTGGCTGCACATGCTGGTCGGTGTGGCCGTGGTCGTCATCTCCGGGTTCGTCTTTCCCGGCTCCTCACCGGTGAGTTGGATCCTGGCCGCGCAGATCCCGGTCCCGTTGCTGCTGCTCGCGGCGACCGTTCCCGCCATGCGTGTCGCCGAGGGCATACAGGCCCGGATCATGCTGCTGCCCGGCCCGCACGCGCGCGTGCAGGACGGGACGGGCGTGCGGGGCGCCGCCGGCATCGTGGCCCTGCCCTCCGCCTCCTGGCGCGACCGGGCGCGCACCGCGGTCTGGCTGGTGCTGCGCCTCGAAGTGGGCGGCGCCGTCGGCGTCGTCACGGTCCAACTCCTCGCGCTCTCCCTGGGGCTCGTCGGGGCCGCGACCGGTCAGGTCGGCGACACGGCTTCGGTCGTCGATCCGGCCGGAGACCACTGGGCGTACGGCCTGCTCGTCCCCGTGGTCCTGCTCGCCCTGATCCATCTCATGGCCGGCGCGGGCGAGTTGATGACCATGGCGGCCCGCCGTCTGCTCGGCCCCTCCCCCGCCGAGCGCCTCGCCGACCTGGAGGAGCGCACCGAGCAGCTCCTGGAGCGCAATCGCATCGCCCGCGAACTGCACGACTCCATCGGCCACGCCCTGACCGTCGCCGTCGTCCAGGCGGGCGCCGCACGCGCGGCCGGCAGCCCGGAGTTCACGGACCAGGCCCTGGGCGCCATCGAGGAGACCGGCCGGGCCGCCCTGGAGGACCTGGAGCGCGTCCTGCTCGTGCTGCGCGAGGCGGAGCGGCCGCCGAGCAGCCGGCCCACGCTCGCGGACGCGGACCGGCTGCTCGACTCGGCGCGTACGTCGGGCGCGAAGGTCGACGCGGAGGTGTCCGGGCCCATCGAGCAGGTGCCGGGACCGGTCTCCCGCGAGGGCTATCGCATCCTGCAGGAGGCGCTGACCAACGTGCTGCGGCACTCGGACGCCGAGGCGGGCGTACGGGTGCGGATCGCGGTGGCCGACCGCCGCCTCGATCTCCTCGTCACCAACCCGCTCGCCGGGGCCGCCCAGGGGCCAGGCTCCGGCAGCGGTCTGCGCGGCATCCGGGAGCGGGCGGCGCTGCTCGGCGGGCGGGCGCGGACCGGGCCGCACGAGGACGAGTGGCAGGTGCACGTCGAGCTGCCGATCACCTGA
- a CDS encoding ABC transporter ATP-binding protein, with protein sequence MTSSDATFDATIEVRELTKEYGSTRAVDSLTFTVEPGRVTGFLGPNGAGKSTTMRLALGLDRPTSGTVTIGGRPYAELDQPLHHVGALLDAQAAHGSRTARNHLRALAASHRIPFRRVDEVLAEAGLADVAGRRIKTYSLGMRQRLGIAAAVLGDPKVVMLDEPSNGLDPEGIIWIRELMRRLAREGRTVLVSSHLMNETATFADHLVVLGRGRLLADTPMQDFIDAQVQPRVRIRTSDDAALQRLLEAQDYSLVRDDEGRWIVGNARVQDIGPLTARAGIPILELAAEEATLEAAYLALTADEAQFASRPTTAALAQEA encoded by the coding sequence ATGACAAGCAGCGACGCCACCTTCGACGCCACCATCGAGGTCCGTGAACTCACCAAGGAGTACGGCAGTACCCGTGCCGTCGACTCCCTCACGTTCACCGTGGAGCCCGGCCGGGTCACCGGCTTCCTCGGCCCGAACGGCGCCGGCAAGTCCACCACGATGCGCCTCGCCCTCGGCCTGGACCGCCCCACGTCCGGCACCGTCACCATCGGCGGCCGCCCCTACGCCGAGCTGGACCAGCCCCTGCACCACGTGGGCGCCCTCCTCGACGCCCAGGCCGCGCACGGTTCACGCACGGCCCGCAACCACCTGCGTGCGCTGGCCGCGAGCCATCGCATCCCCTTCCGGAGGGTGGACGAAGTCCTGGCGGAGGCGGGCCTCGCGGACGTGGCGGGGCGGCGCATCAAGACGTACTCGCTCGGCATGCGCCAGCGTCTCGGCATCGCGGCCGCCGTGCTGGGCGACCCCAAGGTGGTCATGCTGGACGAACCCTCCAACGGACTCGACCCCGAGGGCATCATCTGGATCCGCGAACTGATGCGCCGCCTCGCCCGCGAGGGCCGCACGGTCCTGGTCTCCAGCCACCTGATGAACGAGACGGCCACCTTCGCCGACCACCTCGTCGTCCTCGGCCGCGGCCGGCTCCTCGCCGACACCCCGATGCAGGACTTCATCGACGCCCAGGTGCAGCCCCGGGTCCGGATCCGCACCTCCGACGACGCCGCCCTGCAGCGCCTGCTCGAGGCACAGGACTACAGCCTCGTACGCGACGACGAAGGCCGCTGGATCGTCGGCAACGCGCGCGTGCAGGACATCGGCCCACTCACCGCCCGCGCGGGCATCCCCATCCTCGAACTCGCCGCGGAGGAGGCCACATTGGAGGCGGCCTACCTCGCGCTGACCGCCGACGAGGCGCAGTTCGCCTCGCGCCCCACCACCGCTGCCCTGGCTCAGGAGGCCTGA
- a CDS encoding ABC transporter permease — protein sequence MSTTAVLHSEWIKLKSLRATAGSLICVFAVTLAITVLATATIGQEEADNADFEAVFSAFYALNFGQIAAISFGATALSSEYLNGALRISLAAVPDRTLFYAAKMAVVGALALVVGLVTSFATFLAGQAFMGEYAIGLGDPGALRACVGAGVYLALMALFAAGLTTVLRSGVAVLSTLIPFILIVSFVVGDVAGGVADYFPDRAGQQILHQDPVGSLGPWTGLAVTAAWTAAALLAGWWSLRRRDA from the coding sequence ATGTCGACCACCGCCGTGCTCCACTCCGAGTGGATCAAGCTCAAGTCGTTGCGTGCCACCGCCGGATCGCTGATCTGCGTCTTCGCGGTCACGCTGGCCATCACCGTCCTGGCCACGGCCACGATCGGACAGGAGGAGGCCGACAACGCCGACTTCGAGGCCGTGTTCAGCGCCTTTTACGCGCTCAACTTCGGTCAGATTGCCGCGATCAGCTTCGGCGCGACCGCCCTGTCCTCCGAGTACCTGAACGGCGCCCTGCGCATCTCGCTCGCCGCGGTCCCCGACAGAACGCTCTTCTACGCGGCCAAGATGGCGGTCGTTGGCGCGCTCGCCCTGGTCGTCGGGCTCGTCACCAGCTTCGCCACGTTCCTCGCCGGGCAGGCCTTCATGGGCGAGTACGCCATCGGCCTCGGTGATCCGGGCGCGCTGCGGGCCTGCGTCGGAGCGGGCGTCTACCTGGCCCTGATGGCCCTGTTCGCGGCCGGGCTCACGACCGTGCTGCGCAGCGGGGTCGCCGTCCTCAGCACGCTGATCCCCTTCATCCTGATCGTGTCCTTCGTCGTCGGCGACGTGGCGGGCGGCGTCGCCGACTACTTCCCCGACCGCGCCGGCCAACAGATCCTCCACCAGGACCCGGTGGGCAGCCTCGGCCCCTGGACCGGGCTGGCCGTCACCGCGGCCTGGACCGCCGCCGCCCTGCTGGCCGGCTGGTGGTCGCTGCGCCGCCGCGACGCCTGA
- a CDS encoding SGNH/GDSL hydrolase family protein yields MQMNATYTSLVAVGDSFTEGMSDRLPDGSYRGWADLVAAKMARVEPGFRYANLAVRGKLIGQIVDEQVDVAAAMNADVITLVGGLNDTLRPKCDMGRVRALLGEAVEKLAPSCKQLVLMRSPGREGPVQARFRPRMEELFSYVDELAAKHGAVVVDLYDTVLGDQRMWDVDRLHLTDEGHRRVSEAVWETLGYEPEDDWRAALPPSVRPGWTARRAADARFAREHLGPWIGRRLTGRSSGDGRSGAQFDAATGQGFWITPADDADPGPVTGWRRA; encoded by the coding sequence ATGCAGATGAATGCCACCTACACCAGTCTCGTCGCGGTCGGCGACTCCTTCACCGAGGGCATGTCCGACCGGCTGCCCGACGGCTCCTACCGCGGCTGGGCCGACCTCGTCGCCGCCAAGATGGCGCGCGTCGAGCCCGGCTTCCGGTACGCGAACCTCGCCGTGCGCGGCAAGCTCATCGGCCAGATCGTCGACGAGCAGGTCGACGTCGCCGCCGCGATGAACGCCGACGTGATCACCCTCGTCGGCGGCCTCAACGACACCCTGCGCCCCAAGTGCGACATGGGCCGGGTGCGTGCCCTGCTCGGCGAGGCCGTCGAGAAGCTCGCCCCGTCCTGCAAGCAGCTCGTCCTGATGCGCAGCCCCGGCCGGGAGGGCCCGGTCCAGGCGCGGTTCCGGCCGCGTATGGAAGAGCTCTTCTCGTACGTCGACGAGCTGGCCGCCAAGCACGGCGCGGTCGTCGTCGACCTGTACGACACCGTGCTCGGCGACCAGCGCATGTGGGACGTCGACCGCCTGCACCTCACCGACGAGGGCCACCGCCGCGTCTCCGAGGCGGTCTGGGAGACCCTCGGATACGAGCCCGAGGACGACTGGCGGGCCGCCCTTCCGCCCTCGGTCCGCCCCGGCTGGACGGCCCGCCGGGCAGCCGACGCCCGCTTCGCCCGGGAGCACCTCGGCCCGTGGATAGGGCGCCGCCTGACCGGCCGCTCGTCGGGGGACGGGCGCAGTGGGGCGCAGTTCGACGCGGCGACGGGGCAGGGCTTCTGGATCACTCCGGCCGACGATGCGGATCCGGGGCCGGTGACTGGCTGGCGCCGGGCCTGA
- the purB gene encoding adenylosuccinate lyase, producing the protein MTAAKPRIPNVLAGRYASVELAALWSPEQKVKLERQLWLAVLRAQKDLGIEVPDAALDDYARVLDTVDLASIAEREKITRHDVKARIEEFNALAGHEHVHKGMTSRDLTENVEQLQIRRSLELVQGRTVAVLARLGKLSAEYGELVMAGRSHNVAAQATTLGKRFATAADELLVAYGRVEELLGRYPLRGIKGPVGTAQDMLDLLGGDADKLADLEQRIARHLGFSQAFTSVGQVYPRSLDYEVVTALVQLAAAPSSLAKTIRLMAGHELVTEGFKPGQVGSSAMPHKMNTRSCERVNGLMVILRGYASMTGELAGDQWNEGDVSCSVVRRVALPDAFFALDGLLETFLTVLDEFGAFPAVVARELDRYLPFLATTKVLMGAVRGGVGREVAHEAIKENAVASALAMREQGAERNELLDKLAADERIPLDRAQLDALMADKLSFTGAAGGQVAAVVARIEEIVKQYPEAAAYTPGAIL; encoded by the coding sequence GTGACTGCTGCTAAGCCCCGCATCCCGAACGTCCTGGCCGGCCGCTACGCCTCCGTAGAGCTCGCCGCCCTGTGGTCCCCCGAGCAGAAGGTCAAGCTCGAGCGCCAGCTCTGGCTCGCCGTGCTGCGTGCCCAGAAGGACCTCGGGATCGAGGTGCCGGACGCCGCCCTCGACGACTACGCCCGCGTCCTCGACACCGTCGACCTCGCCTCCATCGCCGAGCGCGAGAAGATCACCCGGCACGACGTGAAGGCCCGCATCGAGGAGTTCAACGCCCTCGCCGGCCACGAGCACGTACACAAGGGCATGACCTCCCGTGACCTCACCGAGAACGTCGAGCAGCTGCAGATCCGCCGCTCCCTCGAACTGGTCCAGGGCCGCACGGTCGCCGTCCTCGCCCGCCTCGGCAAGCTCTCCGCCGAGTACGGCGAGCTCGTCATGGCCGGCCGCTCGCACAACGTCGCGGCCCAGGCCACCACCCTCGGCAAGCGCTTCGCGACCGCCGCCGACGAACTCCTCGTCGCGTACGGCCGCGTCGAAGAGCTCCTGGGCCGCTACCCGCTGCGCGGCATCAAGGGCCCGGTCGGCACCGCCCAGGACATGCTCGACCTGCTCGGCGGCGACGCCGACAAGCTCGCCGACCTGGAGCAGCGCATCGCGCGGCACCTCGGCTTCTCGCAGGCCTTCACCTCGGTCGGCCAGGTCTACCCGCGCTCCCTGGACTACGAGGTCGTCACCGCACTCGTCCAGCTGGCCGCCGCCCCGTCCTCGCTCGCCAAGACGATCCGGCTGATGGCCGGGCACGAGCTGGTCACCGAGGGCTTCAAGCCCGGCCAGGTCGGCTCGTCCGCGATGCCGCACAAGATGAACACCCGCTCCTGCGAGCGCGTCAACGGCCTCATGGTCATCCTGCGCGGCTACGCCTCGATGACCGGCGAGCTGGCCGGCGACCAGTGGAACGAGGGCGACGTCTCCTGCTCGGTGGTCCGCCGGGTCGCGCTGCCCGACGCGTTCTTCGCGCTCGACGGCCTGCTCGAGACCTTCCTCACCGTGCTCGACGAGTTCGGCGCCTTCCCGGCCGTCGTCGCCCGCGAGCTCGACCGCTACCTCCCGTTCCTCGCGACCACCAAGGTCCTGATGGGCGCCGTACGCGGCGGAGTGGGCCGTGAGGTCGCGCACGAGGCCATCAAGGAGAACGCCGTCGCCTCCGCCCTCGCCATGCGCGAGCAGGGCGCCGAGCGCAACGAGCTCCTGGACAAGCTGGCCGCCGACGAGCGCATCCCGCTGGACCGCGCCCAGTTGGACGCCCTCATGGCCGACAAGCTGTCCTTCACGGGTGCGGCGGGCGGCCAGGTCGCGGCCGTCGTCGCGCGCATCGAGGAGATCGTGAAGCAGTACCCGGAGGCCGCGGCCTACACACCCGGAGCGATCCTCTGA